A stretch of the Bacillota bacterium genome encodes the following:
- the rimP gene encoding ribosome maturation factor RimP translates to MGKREIQEQVTEIASAVISQFPTLELVDVEYVKEGQDWVLRVFIDKPEGIDIEDCEAVSRKLGEELDVVDPIPGSYLLEVSSPGLERPLKSDGDFVRFAGKLVAVATYAPYQGRKQWQGKLLRLVDGKIQLETDTGILEVPKEQVASARLAVEF, encoded by the coding sequence ATGGGAAAACGGGAGATACAGGAACAGGTCACAGAAATTGCCAGCGCTGTGATATCACAGTTTCCAACGCTAGAGTTGGTTGATGTTGAATATGTCAAGGAAGGACAAGATTGGGTACTGCGGGTGTTTATCGACAAACCCGAAGGAATCGACATCGAAGATTGTGAGGCCGTCAGCCGCAAGCTGGGTGAGGAACTGGATGTAGTGGATCCGATTCCTGGTTCTTATCTGTTAGAGGTGTCTTCTCCAGGACTGGAGCGCCCGCTCAAGTCCGACGGGGATTTTGTCCGATTCGCTGGGAAGCTGGTTGCTGTGGCTACCTATGCTCCCTATCAGGGGCGCAAGCAATGGCAGGGTAAGCTATTGAGGCTAGTTGACGGCAAGATTCAGCTTGAGACAGACACGGGAATCCTTGAAGTTCCAAAGGAACAAGTGGCTTCGGCACGTTTGGCCGTGGAATTTTGA
- the rpsO gene encoding 30S ribosomal protein S15 encodes MTLQKDIKQEIIVENQIHESDTGSPEVQIAILTRRIADLTEHLKVHKKDYHSRRGMLKMIGRRRGLLNYLRKKDVERYRAICDKLGIRR; translated from the coding sequence ATGACTCTACAAAAGGATATCAAGCAGGAAATCATCGTAGAAAATCAGATTCATGAATCCGATACCGGATCGCCTGAAGTGCAGATTGCGATTTTGACTCGTCGGATTGCTGACTTGACGGAGCATCTTAAGGTTCACAAGAAGGACTACCACTCCAGAAGAGGTATGCTTAAGATGATCGGACGCCGCCGCGGGTTACTTAACTATCTGCGGAAGAAGGATGTCGAACGCTATCGGGCTATTTGCGACAAGTTAGGCATTAGACGATAA
- the nusA gene encoding transcription termination/antitermination protein NusA, which produces MNLELVGALEELEKERGISKDILLEAIEFAIVSAYKRDYGANGQNVSVSIDERTGNIKVYAYKRVVETVENRAEEISLEDARDIDPSLELDDSVEVEVTPRDFGRIAAQTAKQVVIQRIREAERALVYEEYSNRVGDIVTGVVSRREHRNVMVELGKVEAVLPPGDQMPGDDYSPGTRLKLYIVDVKEHTKGPQVIISRTHPMLLARLFELEVPEIYSGVVEIMGVAREAGVRSKISVMSHSENVDPVGACVGPRGVRVQAVVKELKGEKVDIIAYSDNPEEYVANALSPARVNRVIVDEEGKSARVVVPDNQLSLSIGKEGQNARLAARLTGWRIDIKSEEQMAQIIAEEAFQRAVPEEEDEEPVAAGSDAQWEATEEEAVEAESPAVEDSWEEVGEKVREPETEDIDDVEEIETVEPDTEEPEDEEPPVSQRLEEIDYSGLDRIEAFKLRLLKAQQEQAARKQQEKADKDRKAAKEENKGTVLHDLSSLKAFFEDDEEE; this is translated from the coding sequence ATGAACTTAGAGTTGGTGGGTGCTCTCGAGGAGTTAGAAAAAGAGAGGGGTATATCCAAGGACATCCTATTGGAGGCCATTGAGTTTGCCATCGTGTCCGCTTATAAGAGAGATTATGGGGCCAATGGCCAGAATGTCAGTGTCAGCATCGATGAGCGGACTGGCAACATTAAGGTGTATGCGTATAAGCGAGTGGTCGAGACCGTGGAAAACCGGGCTGAAGAGATTAGTCTCGAGGATGCCAGGGATATAGATCCCAGTCTTGAGTTGGATGACTCCGTGGAGGTGGAGGTTACCCCCCGTGATTTTGGCCGGATCGCGGCACAGACTGCAAAGCAGGTTGTAATTCAGCGGATCCGCGAAGCGGAAAGAGCTTTGGTGTATGAGGAGTACTCCAATCGGGTTGGAGATATCGTAACGGGCGTGGTCTCCCGCAGAGAGCATCGCAATGTGATGGTTGAACTGGGCAAGGTCGAGGCTGTGCTTCCTCCCGGTGATCAAATGCCCGGTGATGATTATTCCCCAGGAACTAGGCTGAAGCTGTACATTGTGGATGTCAAGGAACACACTAAGGGACCCCAGGTGATTATCTCCCGAACCCATCCCATGCTTCTGGCTCGCTTGTTCGAGTTGGAGGTGCCGGAGATCTACTCCGGTGTCGTGGAGATTATGGGAGTCGCCCGAGAAGCGGGAGTCAGATCGAAGATCTCCGTGATGTCCCATTCGGAAAACGTTGACCCCGTGGGAGCTTGTGTTGGCCCCCGGGGCGTTCGGGTCCAGGCAGTGGTCAAAGAACTCAAGGGCGAAAAGGTAGATATTATTGCTTATAGCGACAATCCTGAAGAATACGTTGCCAATGCCCTTAGTCCCGCTCGGGTAAATCGGGTTATTGTCGATGAAGAAGGCAAGAGCGCTCGAGTGGTGGTTCCCGACAATCAGCTATCGCTTTCTATCGGTAAGGAGGGGCAAAACGCCCGCTTGGCTGCTCGACTGACTGGATGGAGAATCGACATTAAGAGCGAAGAGCAGATGGCGCAGATCATTGCGGAAGAGGCTTTCCAAAGGGCAGTCCCCGAAGAAGAGGACGAGGAGCCGGTGGCAGCGGGTTCCGATGCCCAGTGGGAAGCGACAGAAGAAGAGGCAGTTGAGGCAGAATCCCCGGCCGTGGAAGATAGTTGGGAAGAGGTTGGGGAGAAGGTTCGGGAGCCGGAAACTGAAGATATAGATGACGTAGAGGAGATAGAAACTGTAGAGCCAGACACCGAAGAGCCTGAAGACGAGGAGCCTCCGGTCAGTCAAAGGCTTGAGGAGATCGATTACAGCGGCTTAGATCGAATTGAAGCCTTCAAGTTGAGATTGCTGAAAGCACAACAGGAACAGGCTGCCCGCAAGCAGCAGGAAAAGGCCGACAAGGATAGGAAGGCGGCCAAGGAGGAGAACAAGGGTACGGTGCTCCATGATTTGTCATCGCTGAAGGCTTTCTTTGAAGATGACGAGGAGGAGTAG
- the rbfA gene encoding 30S ribosome-binding factor RbfA produces the protein MARQQRVERVREAIKGELGDIIQKLKDPRIGFTTVTDVEVSSDLRHVKAYVSVYGTDEAKEATMKALNHAKGHVRTEIGKRVRLHHTPEIMFVFDSSLEYGARINELLRTIRTEDEVDGTTTTEDEAEDEQA, from the coding sequence ATGGCCAGACAACAACGAGTTGAACGAGTACGCGAGGCAATCAAGGGGGAACTTGGGGATATCATCCAAAAACTCAAGGATCCTCGCATTGGATTCACCACCGTCACCGATGTAGAGGTCTCCAGTGACCTTCGGCATGTTAAGGCCTATGTCAGCGTCTATGGGACCGATGAAGCCAAGGAGGCTACCATGAAGGCTCTCAACCATGCTAAGGGGCATGTGCGAACGGAGATCGGTAAGAGAGTCCGCTTGCATCATACACCGGAGATAATGTTTGTCTTTGATAGTTCCCTAGAGTATGGGGCTCGCATCAATGAGTTGCTGCGGACGATTCGGACAGAGGACGAGGTCGATGGGACGACTACCACTGAGGATGAGGCTGAAGATGAACAGGCATAG
- the infB gene encoding translation initiation factor IF-2 → MFLSKVRVYELAREIGIQSKELVEFLEELGADVKNHMSTVEEDIAEMIKDHFAVEAEDPMLDDELADSIPTREKIKASSRPDDESKRSNHRGSKKTKGRSKRHQDRRSGAQDQRRDSRSQSDTKKEVEISMPATVRDLSALFGIPAAQLIKALMQEGIMATVNQNVDRDTAVLLADKFGISVKESAPPAVDPMEDIEDAEEDLRERPPVVTIMGHVDHGKTTLLDAIRETKVAAQEAGGITQHIGAYQVEIDGRKITFLDTPGHEAFTAMRSRGAQVTDIAVLVVAADDGVMPQTVEAINHAKAADVPIIVAVNKCDRENANPDRVKQELTEHGLIPEEWGGDTICVNISALRRENLDELLEMILLVAEMRELKANPNRPGRGNVIEAELDRGRGPVATVLVRKGTVRVGDSIVSGEVYGRVRAMMNHLGQRVEEAGPSTPVEILGFNDVPQAGDVMVVVEDEKTARQVAEARAAEIREVELRKTGPVTLDELFSQISAGKIKELNVIIKADVQGSVEAMSQSLQKLSNEEVRINVIHGGVGAVSETDVNFAAASNAVIIGFNVRPDASARKAAEREEVDIRLYRVIYDAIEDVKAALEGMLEPDYKEVILGQAEVRQTFRVPGVGTVAGSYVIDGKIARNAEVRVLRDNIVIHEGRISSLRRFKDDVREVATNYECGIGIERFNDIKEGDIIEAFVMEPVARKL, encoded by the coding sequence ATGTTTTTGTCGAAAGTCAGAGTCTATGAACTAGCCCGGGAAATTGGGATTCAAAGTAAAGAACTAGTAGAGTTTTTGGAAGAGCTTGGTGCCGATGTTAAGAATCATATGAGCACCGTGGAAGAGGATATTGCAGAAATGATCAAGGATCACTTCGCAGTTGAAGCGGAGGATCCGATGTTAGATGATGAGCTGGCGGATTCCATACCGACTCGAGAAAAGATTAAGGCCAGCTCAAGGCCCGATGATGAAAGCAAGCGCAGTAACCATCGCGGTTCGAAGAAGACCAAAGGCCGGAGCAAGCGTCATCAGGATCGCAGGTCCGGGGCTCAGGATCAGCGGCGAGACTCGCGATCTCAATCCGACACTAAGAAAGAGGTCGAGATCTCGATGCCGGCAACGGTCAGAGATCTGTCGGCTCTATTTGGTATTCCCGCAGCACAGCTGATTAAAGCCTTGATGCAAGAGGGAATTATGGCTACGGTGAATCAGAATGTGGATCGAGACACCGCTGTGCTGCTGGCAGATAAGTTTGGAATTTCTGTGAAAGAGTCTGCGCCGCCCGCGGTTGATCCGATGGAGGACATTGAAGACGCCGAGGAGGATCTGCGGGAACGGCCGCCCGTGGTTACCATCATGGGTCACGTTGACCATGGTAAAACCACTTTGCTAGATGCCATTCGAGAAACCAAAGTGGCGGCTCAGGAGGCCGGGGGGATTACCCAGCACATCGGTGCTTACCAGGTCGAGATCGATGGTCGCAAGATCACCTTCTTGGATACCCCGGGACATGAGGCCTTTACCGCTATGCGGTCCCGGGGAGCGCAGGTCACGGATATTGCTGTCTTAGTTGTAGCCGCGGATGATGGGGTCATGCCGCAAACGGTGGAGGCCATTAACCATGCCAAGGCAGCCGACGTTCCCATTATCGTGGCTGTCAATAAGTGTGATCGGGAAAATGCTAATCCCGACCGGGTGAAACAGGAATTGACAGAGCATGGCTTGATCCCCGAAGAGTGGGGCGGCGACACTATTTGTGTCAATATTTCCGCTCTGCGGCGAGAGAATCTCGATGAACTGCTGGAGATGATCCTCCTGGTGGCCGAAATGCGTGAGCTGAAGGCCAATCCTAACCGGCCGGGACGAGGAAATGTCATCGAGGCGGAATTGGATCGGGGCCGGGGGCCTGTGGCTACAGTACTAGTCAGAAAGGGTACCGTACGTGTGGGAGATTCCATCGTGTCCGGGGAAGTCTATGGTCGGGTCAGGGCGATGATGAACCATCTGGGTCAGAGGGTGGAAGAGGCTGGTCCTTCTACACCGGTAGAGATTCTTGGCTTTAATGATGTTCCCCAGGCCGGCGATGTGATGGTGGTCGTCGAAGACGAAAAGACTGCCCGCCAGGTAGCAGAAGCTCGGGCCGCAGAGATACGAGAAGTTGAACTGAGGAAGACCGGCCCTGTAACCTTGGATGAGCTGTTTAGCCAGATCAGCGCAGGTAAGATCAAGGAGCTAAACGTGATCATCAAGGCCGACGTTCAAGGCTCTGTAGAGGCGATGAGTCAGTCGCTGCAGAAATTGTCCAATGAAGAAGTTAGGATCAACGTGATTCACGGTGGCGTCGGAGCTGTGTCGGAAACCGACGTTAACTTTGCTGCTGCTTCCAACGCGGTGATTATCGGGTTCAATGTCCGTCCCGACGCTTCAGCCCGCAAGGCTGCAGAACGGGAAGAAGTGGATATTCGGTTGTACCGTGTAATCTATGATGCTATCGAAGACGTCAAGGCCGCCTTGGAGGGCATGCTTGAGCCGGACTACAAGGAAGTAATCCTAGGCCAGGCTGAGGTGAGACAGACCTTTAGAGTGCCTGGAGTTGGAACCGTTGCGGGAAGTTATGTGATCGACGGGAAAATCGCTCGCAACGCCGAGGTCAGGGTATTGCGAGATAATATTGTGATTCATGAGGGACGGATTTCTTCCTTGCGCAGATTCAAGGACGACGTGCGAGAAGTAGCTACCAACTACGAATGTGGTATTGGCATTGAGCGATTTAATGACATTAAAGAAGGCGACATCATTGAAGCCTTTGTCATGGAGCCTGTAGCTCGCAAACTATAG
- a CDS encoding bifunctional oligoribonuclease/PAP phosphatase NrnA: MNRHSGDHEQRAQWDAVVTALRRGQRIAITSHIDPDPDSIGSCLAVWHGLLSLDKQPVVVMADEVPHYLRFLSGADEILTLGRGQKNLLGDDRRFDTLVVVDCEPERTGGILPEELGDIVVVNIDHHVSNEAQVDHKVLVPQAAATAELIGQLLAQLQVPLTGESAQCLLAGLIGDTGSFAYGNTTPETHRFAAQLLEVGANSEEIHQQLFETVPFEFPGMLCRVLQRLHRSDDGRVAWIEIPLELVTKMKEIQMESERIVRYARMIQGVEVAALIREIAPGVCKVSLRSKAEVDVSQVAASLGGGGHRKAAGCTVTANLDETRDRVLAAIDQFMD, from the coding sequence ATGAACAGGCATAGCGGGGACCACGAACAAAGGGCCCAATGGGATGCCGTAGTTACCGCCTTGCGTCGTGGGCAGCGGATAGCGATCACCTCCCATATCGACCCCGATCCCGACAGTATCGGCTCTTGCCTTGCTGTGTGGCATGGGTTGCTGTCCCTGGACAAGCAACCTGTAGTGGTGATGGCCGATGAGGTCCCCCACTACCTTAGGTTTCTGTCGGGGGCCGACGAAATTCTAACCCTGGGACGGGGTCAGAAGAATCTATTGGGCGATGATCGCCGGTTCGATACTCTAGTCGTGGTGGATTGCGAGCCGGAACGCACCGGCGGGATTCTTCCGGAGGAATTGGGCGATATCGTGGTGGTAAACATTGATCATCACGTTAGTAATGAAGCCCAGGTGGACCACAAAGTCCTTGTTCCCCAAGCTGCGGCTACCGCGGAGCTGATTGGACAGCTGTTGGCACAGCTGCAGGTTCCTCTGACGGGAGAAAGTGCTCAATGTCTTCTGGCCGGTCTGATTGGCGACACCGGATCCTTCGCCTACGGTAACACCACCCCTGAGACCCATCGCTTTGCTGCCCAATTGCTGGAGGTTGGCGCCAACAGCGAAGAAATTCATCAACAACTCTTTGAAACCGTTCCTTTTGAGTTTCCCGGGATGTTGTGTCGCGTCCTGCAGCGACTGCATCGCTCCGATGATGGGAGGGTGGCCTGGATCGAAATTCCCTTGGAACTGGTCACCAAGATGAAGGAGATTCAAATGGAGTCGGAGCGGATCGTACGCTATGCCCGGATGATCCAGGGGGTTGAAGTGGCCGCTTTGATTCGGGAAATAGCCCCCGGAGTGTGCAAGGTCAGTTTGCGTTCTAAGGCCGAGGTTGATGTCAGTCAGGTGGCAGCCAGCCTTGGAGGAGGAGGACATCGGAAGGCCGCGGGCTGTACGGTGACGGCTAATCTAGACGAGACAAGAGATCGGGTGTTAGCTGCCATCGACCAGTTCATGGATTAG
- a CDS encoding 50S ribosomal protein L7ae — protein MKPQALLGFARAAGRIVMGRTAVKKAVVAGRVHLLIVAEDAAQGTVGEFEYLATEFTLPLVRFSTMDELGQMVGRSALAVVGVTDRQFAQQLERALSS, from the coding sequence ATGAAGCCCCAGGCACTGTTGGGATTTGCTAGAGCTGCCGGGAGAATTGTGATGGGCCGGACAGCGGTTAAGAAGGCAGTTGTTGCCGGCAGAGTGCATCTGTTGATTGTGGCCGAGGATGCGGCTCAGGGGACGGTGGGGGAATTTGAGTATTTGGCCACCGAGTTTACTTTGCCCCTGGTTCGGTTTTCCACCATGGATGAGCTGGGACAGATGGTAGGCAGGTCTGCCTTGGCTGTGGTTGGAGTGACCGATCGGCAGTTTGCTCAGCAGTTGGAACGAGCCCTTTCCAGCTAA
- the truB gene encoding tRNA pseudouridine(55) synthase TruB, with translation MGGGFVCVNKPPGMSSHDVVNWARRLFGIRRIGHTGTLDPGAAGVLVLAVGPATKVLEYMEGETKAYKAECTLGIVTDTQDQAGKILEVKSGCPSLAVIEQALAAMTGPIEQIPPMVSAVKYKGRRLYELARKGQEVPRRPRRATIHCLRLVEVRPQMMFLEVPLADIVGEFTPANRIDPVPEGSGGRIMFEVWCSRGTYVRTLCHDLGKALGCGAYMSFLLRTRSGPFLLHHAKTLEEWEEIVDKAGSAEGALEYALPIEFGLPGMPLLTVDDRQSRRLGHGGAVDVQVEQSQEFALGTKVFVKNGAGREVCIAQVATRDEEKVRLQPVKVLI, from the coding sequence ATGGGGGGTGGGTTTGTATGTGTCAACAAACCTCCGGGAATGTCGTCCCACGATGTTGTTAATTGGGCTCGACGGTTATTTGGGATTCGCAGGATCGGTCACACCGGGACCTTGGATCCTGGAGCCGCCGGGGTGCTGGTACTGGCCGTGGGCCCAGCGACTAAGGTCTTGGAGTACATGGAAGGGGAAACCAAGGCCTATAAAGCAGAATGTACCTTAGGGATCGTTACCGATACGCAGGATCAGGCAGGCAAGATCCTCGAGGTGAAGTCCGGTTGCCCATCGCTAGCCGTCATCGAGCAAGCTCTTGCTGCTATGACGGGACCCATCGAGCAGATTCCTCCGATGGTATCCGCCGTTAAATACAAGGGTCGTCGATTGTATGAGTTAGCCCGAAAGGGTCAGGAAGTTCCCCGTCGGCCCCGACGGGCCACCATCCACTGCCTGAGGCTAGTGGAAGTGCGACCACAGATGATGTTCCTGGAGGTTCCTCTGGCCGATATAGTGGGGGAGTTTACCCCCGCCAATAGAATCGATCCCGTGCCCGAAGGTAGTGGCGGAAGGATCATGTTTGAGGTCTGGTGTTCCCGGGGAACCTATGTTCGGACTCTGTGCCATGACCTGGGCAAGGCCTTGGGTTGCGGCGCCTATATGTCCTTCTTGCTGCGGACTCGGTCTGGCCCCTTCTTGCTGCATCACGCCAAGACCTTAGAGGAATGGGAAGAGATAGTGGATAAGGCCGGATCCGCAGAAGGAGCTCTGGAGTATGCTCTTCCCATTGAATTTGGCTTGCCAGGGATGCCCTTGTTGACTGTCGATGACCGGCAGTCCCGGCGCCTGGGCCATGGGGGAGCTGTCGATGTACAGGTGGAACAGAGTCAGGAATTTGCCCTGGGGACGAAGGTGTTTGTGAAAAATGGAGCTGGAAGAGAAGTCTGTATTGCTCAAGTTGCGACAAGGGATGAGGAGAAGGTTAGGCTTCAGCCTGTAAAGGTGTTGATCTAA
- a CDS encoding YlxR family protein produces MRPRRQPQRTCIGCRTVQDKRDLVRIVRTTEGSIELDTTGKKNGRGAYLCRNLECFDAAVAKKGLGKALRCSVSDEELSILRDEFGGLV; encoded by the coding sequence ATGAGACCTCGCAGGCAACCACAGCGAACCTGTATTGGATGTCGCACGGTTCAGGATAAGAGGGACCTAGTTCGAATTGTCAGGACCACCGAAGGGTCCATTGAGCTGGACACCACGGGAAAGAAAAACGGCAGAGGGGCATACCTGTGCCGTAACCTGGAGTGCTTCGATGCTGCCGTCGCCAAGAAGGGCTTAGGTAAGGCATTACGCTGCTCCGTAAGCGATGAGGAGCTAAGCATCCTGCGAGATGAGTTTGGGGGATTGGTATGA
- a CDS encoding bifunctional riboflavin kinase/FAD synthetase, which translates to MENGYRTVDSIEQGLPYPVVALGFFDGVHLGHQVILDLVQERAQSHGGTSMVLTLDQHPLVVISKEEPPQLLTTLPERIDLLLASGVNRVVTVGFNQEFASMSPEEFVEEILVQRLQVKEVVAGHDYRFGHRASGDMALMKQLGKKFGFSVLVVAPVEREGARVSSTKIRRLLQEEGNVEAAAKLLQREYSLQGIVVPGKQRGRKLGFPTANIQVDAHKIVPADGVYAVKVYLPEGYLGGGGAEVQGLNGRDQWFTGVLSISHNPTFDEKQRTVEVHLLDFSGDLYGRNLRLEFIQYLRPIYRFEAVADLVKQVEQDKATARVLLEEYR; encoded by the coding sequence GTGGAGAATGGTTACAGAACGGTAGATTCCATCGAACAAGGTTTGCCCTATCCAGTAGTGGCCTTAGGTTTTTTTGATGGTGTTCACTTGGGCCATCAGGTGATCTTGGATCTGGTGCAGGAACGGGCGCAAAGTCACGGTGGTACCAGTATGGTACTGACCTTGGACCAACATCCCCTGGTGGTGATATCCAAAGAGGAGCCGCCCCAATTGCTGACCACGTTACCGGAAAGGATCGACTTGTTGTTGGCTTCGGGGGTTAATCGAGTAGTGACCGTTGGATTCAATCAGGAATTTGCCTCGATGTCTCCGGAAGAGTTTGTTGAGGAGATCCTAGTCCAGCGATTGCAGGTCAAAGAAGTTGTCGCCGGGCACGACTATCGCTTTGGTCATCGGGCCAGCGGTGATATGGCGTTGATGAAGCAACTGGGCAAGAAGTTCGGTTTTTCTGTTTTGGTAGTGGCTCCCGTGGAACGGGAGGGGGCTCGCGTGTCCAGTACCAAGATCCGTCGCCTCCTCCAGGAGGAGGGGAATGTAGAAGCAGCTGCTAAGTTGCTGCAGCGGGAGTATTCCCTGCAGGGGATCGTGGTTCCCGGGAAACAACGGGGCAGAAAACTAGGCTTTCCCACTGCCAACATCCAGGTTGATGCTCACAAAATTGTGCCTGCCGATGGAGTCTACGCCGTCAAGGTGTATCTACCCGAGGGATATTTAGGCGGGGGCGGAGCTGAAGTCCAAGGATTGAACGGGAGGGATCAGTGGTTCACGGGAGTGTTGTCCATCAGCCACAATCCCACCTTTGATGAGAAACAGCGGACCGTTGAAGTACACCTATTGGATTTCAGCGGAGACCTCTATGGCCGCAACTTGCGTCTGGAGTTTATCCAGTACTTAAGGCCAATCTACCGCTTCGAAGCCGTAGCTGATCTGGTGAAGCAGGTGGAGCAGGACAAGGCCACAGCTAGAGTGCTCCTGGAGGAATATCGGTAA